One Agrococcus jenensis genomic region harbors:
- a CDS encoding sugar ABC transporter substrate-binding protein, translating to MKQSSLMKVAGVGALALSLAACSGGGTPAPAPSQSESAAPQGGGELVIWMDQNRADALTDVVATFEEETGTTVEVVVQDFDSIDENLTTQAPSGEGPDVIVGAHDWIGKLAQNGVIAPVELGDTAGDFQEIAVNAMTFEGSTYGVPVSIENIALVRNTDLAPEAPATWDELISTGQAAVDAGSAEFPLLVGIDPNNADPYHLYPLQASFGGPVFGINEDGSYNADDLQLGNEGNVAFAQALGQWSAEGIINPNISQDIAKEQFASGASPYTITGPWNLSAFQEAGVNYAVSEIPSAGGEPATPFVGVQGFMVSAYANNPIVASQFLTEYIAGEEAQTAIYETGQRAPALTTAFEAAQSNEDVAAFGEVGAAGVPMPNIPEMGLLWEDWGVAEGQIIAQQGGDPATVWTAMADKIQSSLDG from the coding sequence ATGAAGCAGAGCAGCCTCATGAAGGTCGCCGGAGTCGGGGCGCTCGCGCTCTCGCTCGCGGCATGCTCCGGCGGCGGCACCCCCGCCCCCGCTCCGTCGCAGAGCGAGTCGGCAGCGCCCCAGGGCGGCGGCGAGCTCGTCATCTGGATGGACCAGAACCGGGCGGATGCCCTGACCGACGTCGTCGCGACGTTCGAGGAGGAGACCGGCACGACCGTCGAGGTCGTCGTGCAGGACTTCGACTCGATCGACGAGAACCTGACCACCCAGGCGCCGTCCGGCGAGGGCCCCGACGTGATCGTCGGCGCGCACGACTGGATCGGCAAGCTCGCGCAGAACGGCGTCATCGCGCCGGTCGAGCTCGGCGACACCGCGGGCGACTTCCAGGAGATCGCCGTCAACGCCATGACGTTCGAGGGATCGACCTACGGCGTGCCCGTGTCGATCGAGAACATCGCGCTCGTGCGCAACACCGACCTCGCCCCCGAGGCGCCCGCGACGTGGGACGAGCTCATCTCCACCGGTCAGGCCGCTGTGGACGCCGGATCGGCGGAGTTCCCGCTGCTCGTCGGCATCGACCCGAACAACGCCGACCCGTACCACCTGTACCCGCTGCAGGCGTCGTTCGGCGGCCCGGTCTTCGGCATCAACGAGGACGGCTCCTACAACGCCGACGACCTGCAGCTCGGCAACGAGGGCAACGTCGCGTTCGCGCAGGCGCTGGGCCAGTGGTCGGCAGAGGGCATCATCAACCCGAACATCAGCCAGGACATCGCCAAGGAGCAGTTCGCGAGCGGTGCGTCGCCCTACACGATCACCGGTCCGTGGAACCTCTCCGCGTTCCAGGAGGCCGGCGTCAACTACGCGGTCAGCGAGATCCCGTCGGCCGGCGGCGAGCCCGCCACGCCGTTCGTCGGCGTGCAGGGCTTCATGGTCTCGGCCTACGCGAACAACCCGATCGTCGCCTCGCAGTTCCTCACCGAGTACATCGCCGGCGAGGAGGCGCAGACGGCCATCTACGAGACCGGGCAGCGCGCGCCCGCGCTGACCACGGCGTTCGAGGCAGCGCAGTCGAACGAGGACGTCGCCGCGTTCGGCGAGGTCGGCGCGGCCGGCGTGCCGATGCCGAACATCCCCGAGATGGGCCTCCTGTGGGAGGACTGGGGCGTCGCGGAGGGACAGATCATCGCGCAGCAGGGCGGTGACCCGGCCACGGTCTGGACGGCGATGGCCGACAAGATCCAGAGCTCGCTCGACGGCTGA
- a CDS encoding glycosyltransferase: MRVASVRVASVPAAHPYVRAVSAAEGVAVLADPVPDPAHPDRWWPPAMLDAEWIRRSADRFDVMHVHFGMESLPEGRLAAALDALDALGKPLVYTVHDLQNPQLDEQTGHRGDLDLLVPRAARLVTLTRAAADEVRRTWGRDALVLAHPTLLDDDDDEAVDADAHPDAGLDAPLVVGVHLRDLRPNIDAEGAVRALLQALDALASAGVAATGRVLLNATTRDEALARRLEASLRGRGDCHLVVRARPDDAALLAELDRLDVALLPYGHGTHSGWVELCYDRGVTVVGPGSLAMAGQHPDGYVGITAPDDAGRAVVEAVSRGARAGSPERRRLVAARRERRLAERAVVAEAHAALYREVLTEGRSR; the protein is encoded by the coding sequence GTGCGGGTCGCCTCGGTCCGGGTCGCCTCCGTGCCGGCCGCGCACCCCTACGTGCGGGCCGTCTCCGCGGCCGAGGGCGTCGCGGTGCTCGCGGACCCGGTGCCCGACCCCGCGCATCCGGACCGCTGGTGGCCGCCGGCGATGCTCGACGCCGAGTGGATCCGGCGGTCCGCCGACCGCTTCGACGTCATGCACGTGCACTTCGGCATGGAGTCGCTGCCCGAGGGGCGCCTCGCGGCAGCGCTCGACGCGCTCGACGCGCTCGGCAAGCCCCTCGTCTACACGGTCCACGACCTGCAGAACCCGCAGCTGGACGAGCAGACCGGCCACCGGGGCGACCTCGACCTGCTCGTCCCGCGCGCCGCCCGGCTGGTGACGCTGACGCGCGCCGCGGCCGACGAGGTGCGACGCACGTGGGGCCGCGATGCGCTCGTGCTCGCGCACCCGACGCTCCTCGACGACGATGACGACGAAGCGGTCGACGCGGATGCGCACCCCGACGCCGGGCTCGACGCGCCGCTCGTCGTGGGCGTGCACCTCCGCGACCTCCGCCCGAACATCGACGCCGAGGGGGCGGTGCGCGCGCTCCTGCAGGCGCTCGACGCGCTCGCGAGCGCCGGTGTGGCCGCGACGGGACGGGTGCTGCTGAACGCGACGACGCGCGACGAGGCGCTCGCGCGACGGCTCGAGGCATCGCTCCGCGGCCGCGGGGACTGCCACCTCGTCGTGCGCGCGCGTCCCGACGACGCCGCCCTGCTGGCCGAGCTCGACCGCCTCGACGTCGCGCTGCTGCCGTACGGCCACGGCACCCACTCCGGCTGGGTCGAGCTCTGCTACGACCGCGGCGTGACCGTCGTCGGGCCCGGCTCGCTCGCCATGGCGGGGCAGCACCCGGACGGCTACGTCGGGATCACCGCGCCGGACGACGCGGGCCGTGCCGTGGTCGAAGCGGTCTCGCGCGGTGCGCGCGCCGGATCGCCCGAGCGACGGCGGCTGGTGGCCGCGCGCCGCGAGCGGCGCCTGGCCGAGCGCGCGGTCGTGGCCGAGGCGCACGCGGCGCTCTACCGCGAGGTGCTCACCGAGGGCCGGTCGCGGTGA
- a CDS encoding sugar ABC transporter permease: MSFRKWVRELGWRHLIGIAVVIFAAFPLVYVLSASLNPGGTLTGSNALFRNFSLENYVDLFTDPNRPYAAWFANTMVIGLVTSAGTVFLGALAAYAFSRLRFTGRRVGLLSLILVQMFPQLLAVVAIYLLMRGISDIFPVLGLDSQIGIILVYLGGALGVNTYLMYGFFNTIPTSIDEAAKIDGAGHARIFFTIILRLVAPILAVVGLLSFIATTSEFVIASTLLSSNDKLTLAVGLFRLVSDETNSNYPVFAAGAVLAAIPVMALFLWLQKYIVGGLTAGAVK; this comes from the coding sequence ATGAGCTTCCGCAAGTGGGTGCGGGAGCTCGGCTGGCGCCACCTCATCGGGATCGCCGTGGTGATCTTCGCCGCGTTCCCGCTCGTCTACGTCCTGAGCGCCTCGCTGAACCCCGGCGGCACGCTCACCGGCTCGAACGCGCTGTTCCGGAACTTCTCGCTCGAGAACTACGTCGACCTCTTCACCGACCCCAACCGCCCCTACGCCGCGTGGTTCGCCAACACGATGGTGATCGGCCTCGTCACGTCGGCCGGCACCGTCTTCCTGGGGGCGCTCGCGGCCTACGCCTTCAGCCGGCTGCGGTTCACGGGCCGCCGGGTCGGGCTGCTGAGCCTCATCCTCGTGCAGATGTTCCCGCAGCTGCTCGCGGTCGTCGCGATCTACCTGCTCATGCGCGGCATCAGCGACATCTTCCCCGTGCTCGGGCTCGACTCGCAGATCGGCATCATCCTCGTCTACCTCGGCGGCGCCCTCGGCGTGAACACCTACCTCATGTACGGCTTCTTCAACACGATCCCGACCTCGATCGACGAGGCGGCGAAGATCGACGGCGCCGGGCACGCCCGCATCTTCTTCACGATCATCCTGCGGCTCGTGGCCCCGATCCTCGCCGTCGTCGGCCTGCTCTCGTTCATCGCCACGACGAGCGAGTTCGTGATCGCCTCGACGCTGCTGTCGAGCAACGACAAGCTGACGCTCGCGGTCGGCCTCTTCCGCCTCGTGTCGGACGAGACGAACTCGAACTACCCGGTGTTCGCCGCCGGCGCCGTGCTCGCGGCCATCCCCGTCATGGCGCTGTTCCTCTGGCTGCAGAAGTACATCGTCGGCGGCCTGACCGCGGGAGCCGTGAAGTAG
- a CDS encoding glycoside hydrolase family 13 protein, with amino-acid sequence MTDASTQSAPDARLAPTAPGSEWWRSAVIYQIYPRSFADASGDGIGDLAGIAARLPAIADLGVDAVWLSPFYRSPQKDAGYDVADYTDVDPLFGTLDDFDRMLAEAHALGLRVIVDLVPNHSSDQHAWFQEALAAGPGSEARERYIFRDGKGESGELPPNNWQSVFGGPAWTRVPDGQWYLHLFDTSQPDFDWNHPAVGDMFVDVLRFWLDRGVDGFRVDVAHGNAKAEGLPDVDVELVAAGSMDSPFFGQEHVHEIYRRWHDVLAAYDGDRVLCAEAWVTPLEKMARFVRPDEMHQAFNFVYLETPWDAKLLHEVIDDSISAFGAVGAPPTWVLSNHDTIRHRTRLALVPPPIHGAGIGPTSRSKADPTVSLRRGRAATALMLALPGGAYVYQGEELGLPEVTAIEPHERQDPTFARTGGELWGRDGCRVPIPWESAAPAYGFSETGQTWLPQPPLWGELARDRQEHDPDSTLAMYRRALHLRRELGLGTGTLEWLDVGPTALAFRNGSITVVANLGHDAVDVPRGEILLASSPLDSASLSADEVVWVRTS; translated from the coding sequence ATGACCGACGCCTCGACGCAATCCGCGCCCGACGCCCGCCTCGCCCCGACCGCCCCCGGCAGCGAGTGGTGGCGATCCGCCGTCATCTACCAGATCTACCCGCGCTCGTTCGCCGACGCCTCGGGCGATGGCATCGGCGACCTCGCCGGCATCGCCGCGCGCCTCCCGGCGATCGCCGACCTCGGCGTCGACGCGGTGTGGCTGAGCCCGTTCTACCGCTCGCCGCAGAAGGACGCCGGCTACGACGTCGCCGACTACACCGACGTCGATCCGCTCTTCGGCACGCTCGACGACTTCGACCGGATGCTCGCGGAGGCGCACGCGCTCGGCCTGCGGGTGATCGTCGACCTCGTGCCCAACCACTCGTCCGACCAGCACGCCTGGTTCCAGGAGGCGCTCGCCGCCGGTCCCGGCAGCGAGGCCCGCGAGCGCTACATCTTCCGCGACGGCAAGGGCGAGTCGGGCGAGCTGCCCCCGAACAACTGGCAGAGCGTCTTCGGCGGCCCCGCGTGGACGCGCGTGCCCGACGGCCAGTGGTACCTGCACCTGTTCGACACGTCGCAGCCCGACTTCGACTGGAACCACCCCGCCGTCGGCGACATGTTCGTCGACGTCCTGCGGTTCTGGCTCGACCGCGGCGTCGACGGCTTCCGGGTCGACGTCGCGCACGGCAACGCGAAGGCCGAGGGGCTGCCCGACGTCGACGTCGAGCTCGTCGCGGCCGGCTCGATGGACTCGCCGTTCTTCGGCCAGGAGCACGTGCACGAGATCTACCGCCGCTGGCACGACGTGCTCGCCGCGTACGACGGTGACCGGGTGCTGTGCGCGGAGGCGTGGGTCACCCCGCTCGAGAAGATGGCGCGCTTCGTGCGCCCCGACGAGATGCACCAGGCGTTCAACTTCGTCTACCTCGAGACCCCGTGGGACGCGAAGCTGCTGCACGAGGTGATCGACGACTCGATCTCGGCGTTCGGTGCCGTCGGCGCTCCCCCGACCTGGGTGCTCTCGAACCACGACACGATCCGGCACCGCACGCGGCTCGCGCTCGTGCCGCCGCCCATCCACGGCGCCGGCATCGGCCCGACATCGCGCTCGAAGGCCGACCCGACCGTCTCGCTGCGCCGCGGCCGCGCCGCCACCGCGCTCATGCTCGCGCTGCCCGGCGGCGCCTACGTCTACCAGGGCGAGGAGCTGGGGCTGCCCGAGGTCACCGCGATCGAGCCGCACGAGCGCCAGGACCCGACGTTCGCCCGCACGGGCGGCGAGCTGTGGGGCCGTGACGGCTGCCGCGTGCCGATCCCGTGGGAGTCGGCGGCGCCCGCCTACGGCTTCAGCGAGACCGGCCAGACGTGGCTGCCGCAGCCGCCGCTGTGGGGCGAGCTCGCCCGCGACCGGCAGGAGCACGACCCTGACTCGACGCTCGCGATGTACCGCCGCGCGCTGCACCTGCGGCGCGAGCTGGGCCTCGGCACCGGCACGCTCGAGTGGCTCGACGTGGGCCCCACGGCGCTCGCGTTCCGCAACGGCTCGATCACGGTGGTCGCGAACCTCGGGCACGACGCGGTCGACGTGCCCCGCGGCGAGATCCTGCTCGCCTCGTCGCCGCTCGACTCGGCGTCGCTCTCGGCCGACGAGGTGGTCTGGGTCCGCACCTCCTAG
- a CDS encoding ABC transporter permease subunit, which translates to MTTTVSKDSKATRTRSISTAPPSMKVLAVKILFLAIVDAVAVFAMSMLFFRGDWLVLGIVAVTTLLVNIVYLSPGLLPGKYLTPGLIFLAVFQVFVVVYSLYIAFTNYGDGHNSTKEDAISAIVLQNTQRVEGSPTYLVQLVEGPGGLGLLATSPEGEVLVGTQEEPLQPLDPGAVTLDGDRAVAAEGWTSLQQQDVLQRQQEVAALQVPLSDDLADGFLRTTDARNAFVFQSVFVYDEAAGTMTDTTTDTVYADLGNGQFETEGGEVLGTGWQIVVGPENFLYPFENPRFGGALLGVAVWTFAFAILSVGLSFFLGLFLALTLNDPRMRSRKVYRVLSILPYAFPSFLSALVWLGLLNTEFGFVNEVLFGSANIPWLTDPWLAKFSVLLVNVWLGFPYMFLVCMGALQSIPEELTEAATVDGANGWQVFRGIKFPLLLVSTAPLLISSFAFNFNNFNTTYMLTRGGPRMEGVTENVGHTDLLITLVYKTAFEGGNRDYGLAAALSILIFIVVAAVSAISFRQTRALEDLH; encoded by the coding sequence GTGACGACGACCGTCTCGAAGGACAGCAAGGCGACGCGCACGCGGAGCATCAGCACCGCGCCGCCCAGCATGAAGGTGCTGGCGGTCAAGATCCTCTTCCTCGCGATCGTCGACGCCGTCGCGGTCTTCGCGATGTCGATGCTGTTCTTCCGCGGCGACTGGCTCGTGCTCGGCATCGTCGCCGTCACCACGCTGCTCGTCAACATCGTCTACCTGTCGCCGGGGCTGCTGCCCGGCAAGTACCTGACGCCGGGCCTCATCTTCCTCGCCGTGTTCCAGGTGTTCGTGGTCGTGTACTCGCTCTACATCGCGTTCACGAACTACGGCGACGGGCACAACTCGACGAAGGAGGACGCGATCTCGGCGATCGTGCTGCAGAACACGCAGCGCGTCGAGGGGTCGCCCACCTACCTCGTGCAGCTCGTCGAGGGCCCCGGCGGGCTCGGCCTGCTCGCGACCTCGCCAGAGGGCGAGGTGCTCGTCGGCACCCAGGAGGAGCCGCTGCAGCCCCTCGACCCCGGAGCGGTCACGCTCGACGGCGACCGCGCCGTCGCGGCCGAGGGATGGACGAGCCTGCAGCAGCAGGACGTGCTGCAGCGGCAGCAGGAGGTGGCGGCGCTGCAGGTGCCGCTGAGCGACGACCTCGCCGACGGGTTCCTCCGCACGACGGATGCCCGCAACGCCTTCGTCTTCCAGTCGGTCTTCGTCTACGACGAGGCCGCCGGCACGATGACCGACACCACGACCGACACCGTCTACGCCGACCTCGGCAACGGCCAGTTCGAGACCGAGGGCGGCGAGGTGCTCGGCACCGGCTGGCAGATCGTGGTCGGCCCGGAGAACTTCCTCTATCCCTTCGAGAACCCGCGGTTCGGCGGCGCGCTCCTCGGGGTGGCCGTCTGGACCTTCGCCTTCGCGATCCTCTCGGTGGGGCTGTCGTTCTTCCTGGGCCTGTTCCTCGCGCTCACCCTCAACGACCCGCGCATGCGCTCGCGCAAGGTCTACCGCGTGCTCTCGATCCTCCCGTACGCCTTCCCGTCGTTCCTCTCGGCGCTCGTCTGGCTCGGCCTGCTCAACACCGAGTTCGGCTTCGTCAACGAGGTGCTGTTCGGCTCCGCCAACATCCCCTGGCTCACGGATCCGTGGCTCGCGAAGTTCTCGGTGCTGCTCGTCAACGTCTGGCTGGGCTTCCCCTACATGTTCCTCGTCTGCATGGGCGCCCTGCAGTCGATCCCGGAGGAGCTCACCGAGGCGGCGACCGTCGACGGCGCCAACGGCTGGCAGGTGTTCCGCGGCATCAAGTTCCCGCTGCTGCTCGTGTCGACCGCGCCGCTGCTGATCTCGTCGTTCGCCTTCAACTTCAACAACTTCAACACCACCTACATGCTCACGCGCGGCGGGCCGCGCATGGAGGGCGTCACCGAGAACGTCGGCCACACCGACCTGCTCATCACGCTCGTCTACAAGACGGCGTTCGAGGGCGGCAACCGCGACTACGGCCTGGCGGCCGCGCTCTCGATCCTCATCTTCATCGTCGTCGCCGCCGTCTCGGCGATCTCGTTCCGCCAGACCAGGGCACTGGAGGATCTGCACTGA
- a CDS encoding WcbI family polysaccharide biosynthesis putative acetyltransferase: MTSEAASDAGRRQHYADLYDPTPHDGPTGVLLGNCQAESLRQALSGSDVRLLRVPPVHELEASDLPHLERLLAGVDVVVAQPIRDDYRGMPLGTRQLLDAARVGARSAIVPVIRFAGLHPWQAIVRPPHDPSAAPPIVPYHDLRTLAEAAGADASAPASPAALREVGQASLDQLRWREERFGTVPISDVLARPTFEHMRTINHPGNPVWHALAARVHEALRLGGAPAPLPRPLLDRVHAPRAARVIDALGLDAEPREHWIVDGEAVDDGDVRAAHLAWYREHPDVVVAGTERHAEAMAVLGL, from the coding sequence ATGACGAGCGAGGCCGCATCGGACGCCGGCCGCCGGCAGCACTACGCCGACCTCTACGACCCGACCCCCCACGACGGTCCGACCGGCGTGCTGCTCGGCAATTGCCAGGCGGAGTCGCTGCGCCAGGCGCTCTCGGGCTCCGACGTGCGGCTGCTCCGGGTGCCGCCCGTGCACGAGCTCGAGGCGTCGGACCTGCCGCACCTCGAGCGGCTGCTCGCCGGCGTCGACGTCGTGGTCGCGCAGCCGATCCGCGACGACTACCGCGGCATGCCGCTCGGCACCCGGCAGCTGCTCGACGCCGCGCGCGTCGGCGCGCGCTCGGCGATCGTGCCGGTGATCCGCTTCGCCGGGCTCCACCCGTGGCAGGCGATCGTGCGGCCGCCGCACGACCCCTCGGCCGCCCCGCCGATCGTGCCGTACCACGACCTCCGCACGCTCGCCGAGGCCGCGGGGGCGGATGCGTCGGCCCCCGCGTCGCCCGCCGCCCTCCGCGAGGTCGGCCAGGCCTCGCTCGACCAGCTGCGGTGGCGCGAGGAGCGCTTCGGCACCGTGCCGATCTCGGACGTGCTCGCGCGCCCGACCTTCGAGCACATGCGCACCATCAACCACCCCGGCAACCCCGTCTGGCACGCGCTCGCGGCACGCGTGCACGAGGCGCTCCGGCTCGGCGGGGCTCCCGCACCGCTCCCCCGGCCGCTGCTCGACCGCGTGCACGCGCCGCGGGCCGCCCGGGTCATCGACGCCCTCGGCCTCGACGCGGAGCCGCGCGAGCACTGGATCGTCGACGGCGAGGCCGTGGACGACGGCGACGTGCGCGCGGCGCACCTCGCCTGGTACCGCGAGCACCCCGACGTCGTGGTCGCGGGCACCGAGCGGCACGCCGAGGCCATGGCGGTGCTCGGGCTGTGA
- a CDS encoding DUF485 domain-containing protein, translated as MPESDPVAERSLQMQRSPEFQRLRRTFMGFIVPLTVLFLGWYLAYVLIAGFAPSFFATRIGDSNINVGLLFGLAQFVSTFVITMAYSRWANRTYDPLTEPLALEMEQAAQSGGAR; from the coding sequence ATGCCTGAGTCCGACCCCGTAGCCGAGCGCAGCCTGCAGATGCAGCGCTCACCCGAGTTCCAGCGCCTGCGGCGCACCTTCATGGGCTTCATCGTCCCGCTCACGGTGCTCTTCCTCGGCTGGTACCTCGCGTACGTGCTGATCGCCGGCTTCGCGCCGAGCTTCTTCGCGACCCGCATCGGCGACAGCAACATCAACGTCGGGCTGCTCTTCGGGCTCGCGCAGTTCGTCTCAACGTTCGTCATCACGATGGCCTACAGCCGCTGGGCGAACCGCACCTACGACCCGCTCACCGAGCCGCTCGCCCTCGAGATGGAGCAGGCGGCGCAGTCGGGGGGTGCGCGATGA
- a CDS encoding solute symporter family protein, producing the protein MIIQAGPVSLDEINPTINMIVFAAFVAVTLFIVFRVSRRKATENEFYAAGRSFSGRQNGIAIAGDYLSAASFLGICGAIAVAGYDGFLYSIGFLVAWLVALLLVAELLRNTGRFTMADVLSFRLKQRPVRMAAALATLTVCFFYLVAQMAGAGGLVALLMGFTEPIAKTITVAVVGVLMIVYVIFGGMKGTTWVQIIKAVLLIAGAGILTLMVLFIVRFDFNELLQRAIDASPDGEAILAPGLKYTNPIDFLSLGLALVLGTAGLPHVLMRFYTVPSAKEARRSVVWAIWLIGIFYLFTLVLGFGAGALVGPETIREAAGGENAAAPLLALALGGPVLMAIISAIAFATILAVVAGLAITAATSFAHDIYASIIKRGDVAPGAEVRVARYTVVVIGIIAIIGGIVAQGQNVAFLVALAFAVAASANLPTILYSLFWRRFNTGGALWSMYGGLISCVLLIVLSPAVSGRETSMFPDASFAIFPLSNPGIVSIPLAFLLGIIGTLVTKPSADHEVKQAEMEVRSFTGAGAEKATEH; encoded by the coding sequence ATGATCATCCAGGCCGGCCCCGTGAGCCTCGACGAGATCAACCCCACGATCAACATGATCGTGTTCGCGGCATTCGTCGCGGTCACCCTCTTCATCGTCTTCCGCGTCTCGCGCCGCAAGGCGACCGAGAACGAGTTCTACGCCGCGGGGCGGTCGTTCTCCGGCCGCCAGAACGGCATCGCGATCGCCGGCGACTACCTCTCCGCCGCGAGCTTCCTCGGCATCTGCGGCGCGATCGCGGTCGCGGGCTACGACGGCTTCCTCTACTCGATCGGCTTCCTGGTCGCGTGGCTCGTCGCGCTGCTGCTCGTCGCCGAGCTGCTGCGCAACACGGGCCGCTTCACGATGGCCGACGTGCTCAGCTTCCGGCTCAAGCAGCGCCCGGTGCGGATGGCGGCGGCGCTCGCGACGCTCACCGTCTGCTTCTTCTACCTGGTCGCGCAGATGGCCGGCGCCGGCGGCCTCGTCGCCCTGCTCATGGGCTTCACCGAGCCGATCGCGAAGACGATCACGGTCGCCGTCGTCGGCGTGCTGATGATCGTCTACGTCATCTTCGGCGGCATGAAGGGCACGACCTGGGTGCAGATCATCAAGGCCGTGCTGCTCATCGCGGGCGCCGGCATCCTCACCCTGATGGTGCTCTTCATCGTGCGGTTCGACTTCAACGAGCTGCTGCAGCGCGCGATCGACGCGTCGCCCGACGGCGAGGCGATCCTCGCCCCGGGCCTCAAGTACACGAACCCGATCGACTTCCTCTCGCTGGGCCTCGCGCTCGTGCTCGGCACCGCCGGCCTGCCGCACGTGCTCATGCGCTTCTACACGGTGCCGTCGGCGAAGGAGGCCCGGCGCAGCGTCGTCTGGGCGATCTGGCTCATCGGCATCTTCTACCTCTTCACGCTCGTGCTCGGCTTCGGCGCCGGCGCCCTCGTCGGGCCGGAGACGATCCGCGAGGCCGCGGGCGGCGAGAACGCCGCGGCGCCGCTGCTCGCGCTCGCCCTCGGCGGCCCGGTGCTCATGGCGATCATCTCGGCGATCGCCTTCGCGACGATCCTCGCGGTGGTCGCCGGCCTCGCGATCACGGCGGCGACCTCGTTCGCGCACGACATCTACGCATCCATCATCAAGCGCGGCGACGTCGCGCCCGGTGCCGAGGTGCGGGTGGCCCGCTACACCGTGGTCGTGATCGGCATCATCGCGATCATCGGCGGCATCGTCGCGCAGGGGCAGAACGTCGCGTTCCTGGTGGCGCTGGCGTTCGCGGTCGCGGCGAGCGCCAACCTGCCGACGATCCTCTACTCGCTCTTCTGGCGGCGCTTCAACACCGGCGGCGCGCTCTGGTCCATGTACGGCGGGCTCATCTCGTGCGTGCTGCTCATCGTCCTCTCGCCGGCCGTGTCGGGTCGCGAGACGTCGATGTTCCCGGATGCGAGCTTCGCGATCTTCCCGCTGTCGAACCCGGGCATCGTATCGATCCCGCTCGCCTTCCTGCTCGGCATCATCGGCACGCTCGTCACGAAGCCGTCGGCCGACCACGAGGTCAAGCAGGCGGAGATGGAGGTGCGCTCGTTCACCGGCGCCGGCGCCGAGAAGGCCACCGAGCACTGA
- a CDS encoding glycosyltransferase family 2 protein: MTAPFGRPIAGNGWDALDGEPAAPRSVSVIVAHYDQQEQLDRTLAALRRQTHPAALLEVIVADDGSPTPPAVPDDVTLVRQQDLGFRVAAARNLGVRHSSGDVLCFLDADTAPEPDYVSRVARLPSLAPDVVAVGRRRHAMLAGSGDDRPIEVAGAARAIDEPAWLADAYARSRDLRDADARSYRFVISAVVACSRWLFDDVGGFDETFDAYGGEDWEWAYRAWLGGAALAHVPDAVAWHDGPDWAGRDEADRLRRKNVETLRLMQSIAAPGSAPRGVLVREADVLVTLGSAGSAAAGVVCVDSILQALPGARVIVPPVVHEALAGDPRVVERWSGTPRVAIELAAPVHVDAAAAARLRAATGEVGEGDLGSIALGALMTVTATRADARDRRWARPTGWRRVERPGDGVVPLPEAPDLEAYLGGWWAP, from the coding sequence GTGACGGCCCCGTTCGGCCGTCCCATCGCGGGCAACGGCTGGGATGCGCTCGACGGGGAGCCGGCTGCGCCGCGGTCCGTCTCGGTGATCGTCGCGCACTACGACCAGCAGGAGCAGCTCGACCGCACGCTCGCGGCGCTGCGCCGCCAGACGCATCCCGCCGCGCTGCTCGAGGTGATCGTCGCGGACGACGGCTCGCCCACGCCGCCCGCGGTGCCGGACGACGTGACGCTCGTGCGCCAGCAGGATCTCGGCTTCCGCGTCGCTGCGGCGCGCAACCTCGGCGTGCGGCACAGCTCGGGCGACGTGCTGTGCTTCCTCGACGCCGACACCGCCCCCGAGCCGGACTACGTGTCGAGGGTCGCGCGGCTGCCCTCGCTCGCCCCGGACGTCGTCGCGGTCGGGCGGCGACGCCACGCGATGCTGGCCGGCAGCGGGGACGACCGGCCGATCGAGGTGGCCGGTGCGGCGCGCGCGATCGACGAGCCGGCCTGGCTCGCCGACGCCTACGCGCGCTCGCGCGACCTGCGCGACGCCGATGCGCGCTCCTATCGCTTCGTCATCAGCGCGGTCGTCGCCTGCAGCCGCTGGCTCTTCGACGACGTCGGCGGCTTCGACGAGACGTTCGACGCCTACGGCGGCGAGGACTGGGAGTGGGCGTACCGCGCGTGGCTCGGCGGCGCCGCCCTCGCGCACGTGCCCGACGCCGTCGCCTGGCACGACGGCCCCGACTGGGCCGGCCGCGACGAGGCCGACCGGCTGCGGCGCAAGAACGTCGAGACGCTCCGGCTCATGCAGTCGATCGCGGCACCGGGCTCCGCCCCGCGCGGCGTGCTCGTGCGCGAGGCGGATGTGCTCGTCACCCTGGGGTCGGCCGGCTCGGCGGCCGCCGGCGTCGTCTGCGTCGACAGCATCCTGCAGGCCCTGCCCGGCGCCCGCGTCATCGTGCCGCCGGTCGTGCACGAGGCCCTCGCCGGCGACCCGCGGGTGGTAGAGCGCTGGAGCGGCACTCCCAGGGTCGCGATCGAGCTCGCGGCCCCGGTGCACGTCGACGCCGCGGCCGCCGCGCGGCTCCGGGCGGCGACCGGAGAGGTGGGCGAGGGCGACCTCGGCTCGATCGCCCTCGGTGCGCTCATGACCGTCACGGCCACGCGCGCGGACGCGCGCGACCGCCGGTGGGCCCGGCCGACCGGGTGGCGTCGGGTCGAGCGCCCGGGCGACGGCGTCGTGCCGCTGCCCGAGGCGCCCGACCTCGAGGCGTACCTCGGCGGCTGGTGGGCCCCCTGA